The sequence CGACGGTGCTCATCACGGGCGAAAGCGGTGCGGGCAAAGAAATCGTGGCGCGCGCCATTCACGCTCATTCGCCACGGGCAGGCGGCCCCTTCGTCGCCGTGAACGCTGCGGCGATTCCGACCCCGTTGCTGGAAAGTGAGCTATTCGGCCACGTGCGCGGCGCTTTCACCGGCGCCGTGCGCGATCGGCGAGGCTCGATCGAGCTGGCGCGTGGGGGCACGCTTTTCCTGGACGAGATCGGCGACATGCCCGCAGAGCTCCAAGTCAAGCTTCTGCGCGTGGTGCAGGAACGCGAGTACACACGTTTGGGGGAGAGCCAGCCGCGTCAGGTGGACGCGCGTATCATCGCGGCAACGCACATCGACCTCGAAGCGGCGATCCGCGAGCGCCGCTTTCGTGAGGATCTGTATTACCGCTTGCGCGTGGTGCCGATCGCGGTTCCGCCCCTGCGACAGCGCCCCGAGGACATCGGCCCCCTTGCGCATCACTTGCTCGCCCGCATCACCAGCCGCACGGAACGCGCGCTGCAGCTCTCGCCCGACACGCTGGAGGTACTCGTGAGCTATGAGTGGCCCGGGAACGTTCGGCAGCTCGAGAATGCCCTCGAGTTCGCGGTGGCGCTCTGCCAGGGCCAGACGCTGCAGGTCGAGCACCTTCCCCCCGAGGTGCGCAGCGGTGCGCCCTCCCCCACGCCAGCGCCCCCCAGAGTGGTTGGCCCCCTGGCTGCCAAGGACGTCATCGAGCGGGCGTCGCTGGTGGAAGAATCCGACGATGACGAAGCCGCAACGCTGAGAAGGACCCTGGACGCCCATCGCTGGAACCGCCGGGCGGTGGCCGACGCGCTCGGCATCAGCCGCACGACCTTGTGGCGCCGCATGCGCGCTCTCGGCCTCGAGTGAGTGGCGGACGTGTCCTCGAAGAAGCTCCTGGTCGGAGCGGCGCTGGCGCTGACACTTCTCATCGGCACCATTGCGCTGCTCTCGAACTGGCTCCTGACGCGCGCCCTGCCTAGGACCGTCGCGCTCGGCGTGCGCGTGGACGGCTGCGTCGCGTGTCATGGCGGGGCGGCCGAGGACCCGGGGGGCGTCCATGCGGCAGCGCGAATCGGTTGTGCAAGCTGTCACTTGGGCCACCCCGAAGCGACCGATGCCACCCTGGGGCACGAGGGAATGGAACGGGAACCCGGGGCGCTCCAAACCGTCGAGCGTACCTGCGGGCGCTGCCACGCACGCGAAGCGAAGCGCGTCGCCAGTTCGCTGATGACGACCGGACGCGGGATCGTGGCCGTGGATCGCTGGGCGTTTGGCGAGATCCCCGAACCCAGCACGACCGAAACCCTCGCGGACGTACTGACGCGCCCGGTCCCCTCTCCCGCCGAAGACCACCTGCGTCGCTTGTGCGCTGGTTGCCACCTCAGAACTCGACGGGGCAATCGCGACGACGCCCACGTGCTGGGAGGCTCCGGATGCAGCGCATGCCACTCCAGGATTCGCGCCACGAAAGCGGACCCACATCCGCCCGTGCTCGGCGTCGTCCCTGACGATCAGTGCCTGGGCTGCCACTCTCGCAGCGCGCGCATCAGCCTGTCCTTCCAGGGACTCGCGGAGATTTCTCCGGCAACGCGCTGTGACCGACCCGTTCGTCTCTTCGACGGACGCGCGGGGTGCCGACTCGACGACGACGTCCACCACGCGCGCGGCATGAGCTGCATCGATTGCCACTTGCACACCGAACTCATGGGCGATGGGATCTCTCACGCCCGAGCACGCCAGCAGCTCGAGGTACGCTGCGAGAGCTGTCACGGACCCGCGACGGAGTCGACCTGGAGCAAGGTCGATGATCCGATCACTCGCGATTTGTTGCGACTGCGTTCACAATCCCGAGCCCCGGATGAGCGCGTCCGGCTCGCCGCGGGCGGCACTCCACTGTGGAACCTGCGCCCCGACGGCAACGACTGGAAGTTGCTTCCCAAGGCGGGCGGACCGCCGCGGACGGTGCCTGCAACTCCCGACGACGCCGACCACCGGCTGCGGGGTCACGAGCGCTTGGGCTGCGCGGCCTGTCACTCCGCGTGGATCCCCAGCTGCCCAACGTGTCATACGGAGTTCGATCCGAAGGGCAAGCAATGGGACTTCGGCCGCGGCGGCGAGCTCGCGGGCGCCTGGCGCGAGACCGACGTGTCGATGCACTTCGCGTTGCCCGGACTTGCGCTGTCGTCCGTGGGGCGCATCGAGCCCGCGGCCCCAGGCATGACCGGCACCCTGGACGCTACCGCGGCGGGCGGAAGCCTGCGACGATTGCGGCTCGTGAGTGCCTTCGACCCCCACACGACGCGGCGACAAGCCCGTGACTGCGGCTCGTGCCATCGATCTGCCGCAGCGCTCGGCCTGGGCAGCGGCACCCTCGAGCTCACGCCCGCCGGACCGCGCTTCACGGGGGGGGCGGATGGGTGGACCGAACTCTTTCCCAGCAGCGCGACCCCGGGAACGGCCGTTGGCGCACGTGGGCTCACGGCGGAGGAGCAGCGCCGAATACTCTCCGTGGGCGTGTGTGTGGAGTGCCACGATGCTGCCAAGGACGGTGTCTGGAGGGACTTCGCTGCATCCCTCGGACGTCTGCGCGCTGGCAGCACGCGCTGCAAAGGGAAAGCGCACGCTTGGCTGCGCTCCTCACCTTGACCGAAGCTGCAGCCGAGAAAGCACGCAGACCTTGCGCCGCAGCGCCGTTTGAAACAGTTCGCCGCGCAACCGACACAAACTGTTTCAGTCGCGTCCCGCGGAACTGTGGGCATGCAACGCGCTGTTTCAAGTTCGGTCCAAAAAGTGCTCCGCGCCCTTGGCCCGCCGCTTGCTCAGAGGCGCCGTGACCCCTGCGCGGGGCCGTTGGAGGACTGCATGACACTCAGCCGTCGCAAGTTCATCAAGATCGGAGGAGCCGCACTCGGCGCTGCGACCGCAGGCTCCGCATTGACGACCGATCTGTGGGGGCTCACGCCAAACCGCAAGCCGGATCCCCAGACCGACGGTGACCAAGTGGTGCCCACGTTCTGCGAGATGTGCTTCTGGAAGTGCGGTGTACTCGCGCACGTGAAGGACGGGCGAGTCACGAAGATCGTCGGCAACCCGGAACACCCCCTCAGCGGCGGCCGGCTGTGCCCCCGCGGCACCGGCGGCACGGGGCTGCTCTACGATCCGGATCGCCTCAAGACGCCGCTCATCC is a genomic window of Polyangiaceae bacterium containing:
- a CDS encoding sigma 54-interacting transcriptional regulator, whose product is MSILDTPTPTDAWHSVETSFAALGRAVLILDASYTVLRASAFLDTFVCQGTHDGLVGRSVSDLLGSRLFVPGDAMHRALSQGRRAEGRRAFIKCPRTGAQLVSLSVAPLPGPDARALHEHARFIVVIRPADAPALPNELDDALLARSPGMLQIVSLVEALTESEATVLITGESGAGKEIVARAIHAHSPRAGGPFVAVNAAAIPTPLLESELFGHVRGAFTGAVRDRRGSIELARGGTLFLDEIGDMPAELQVKLLRVVQEREYTRLGESQPRQVDARIIAATHIDLEAAIRERRFREDLYYRLRVVPIAVPPLRQRPEDIGPLAHHLLARITSRTERALQLSPDTLEVLVSYEWPGNVRQLENALEFAVALCQGQTLQVEHLPPEVRSGAPSPTPAPPRVVGPLAAKDVIERASLVEESDDDEAATLRRTLDAHRWNRRAVADALGISRTTLWRRMRALGLE